Genomic segment of Dehalogenimonas alkenigignens:
CCTTCAGAAAGCTGCTTTTTCTGGGCTATTGTGCGCCCTTCGTGCATCTCGATGGTGACTACTGGCATTCTATACCTCTCGGATGAATTTCTTTAACACCAGCGGGCATGTCTGCCAATCGCCATGAACATCAGGAGCGGCTATGACAAGGCCCCAGAGAGCATCGTCACTGTTCCTGGCCAGGTGCCACCAGTGTGTGAAACGCGGCGGGATACCGCGGGTACGAAAAACAGCCTCCTCGACACCGATGGTCTGTACCATTAACCCGGGCCACTGGGAAAAGCCGCCCTCAGGACGAGTGAACTTAATGAAAACCACCTTCCCGATCCAGTCAATTTCCAGAGTCACATCGGCTGGATGATCAGAACCGGGTAAGTGTATCCGCCCGTTGAAGATTTCCAAGTGAACTGCTACCGGCCGCCCCGGGAACGTCGCTTCATTTCCTGTTCCTGTTCAAACCGCGCAGCTTCTTCATCTGACATTGCTTCACAGCTAACGAGGCGGTTGTTGTCCATATTTATCTTAAGAACCGCACGGCATTTCCAGCATTTATAAGGTCCAATATAATAAGCGTCAGTAATCGAGAATCCGCCGGAAGTATTGCATTTGGGACACACTATATTTACCAGCATAACTACTCCTCATAGACCAGACTATACTAGACTGGAATAATGTTAGCAGTTTGAACGCTCGTAAACAAATTAGTCAGCACGTTTGATTACGAGACAAATGTTGCGAGAGAAATGTTTAACCGGCAGCCCATAACGGGCTTCCGGTCCTGATTTGATAATGATGAACCCGGCCGATTTCACTAGCTTCTCTATCTCACCGTAGGTGAACAGGTGGTAGAAGCGTTGGGCTATTTCAAAGCCAGACCTCCATGGAATATAAGTGTCTCGCCGCCGTAGCCAAAAACGTGGCTGACAAGCGTTCCAGACCGTGATAAAGGCCTCAGCTTCAGGCTTCATGACCCGGCGTATCTCCCTGAGCGCCCTCAGCTGCTCCTCTCTCCCTTCGATGTGATGCAGACTGGCCACAGCGATAGCGTTATCGAAGTAAGCTTCGGGATAGGGCAAAGCCCGCATATCAGCCTGTTTTAACTCTGCTTTGAAGCTATATTTTTTTGCGTATTTTGCGGCAAACTTCAGCATTTCAGATGATTCGTCGATACCAAATAACT
This window contains:
- a CDS encoding class I SAM-dependent methyltransferase, with translation MSNNIYSPTFDKIAAGWYGSRHHTIFKTELDELACRWQGGRLINIGCGHGADFLPFRDLFELFGIDESSEMLKFAAKYAKKYSFKAELKQADMRALPYPEAYFDNAIAVASLHHIEGREEQLRALREIRRVMKPEAEAFITVWNACQPRFWLRRRDTYIPWRSGFEIAQRFYHLFTYGEIEKLVKSAGFIIIKSGPEARYGLPVKHFSRNICLVIKRAD